A genome region from Carya illinoinensis cultivar Pawnee chromosome 2, C.illinoinensisPawnee_v1, whole genome shotgun sequence includes the following:
- the LOC122301974 gene encoding 1-aminocyclopropane-1-carboxylate synthase-like isoform X1, with product MELSKNPQLLSNIATNERHGENSPYFDGWKAYEENPYHPIKNKDGVIQMGLSENQICFDLIEEWIKKNPKASICTSEGVDEFKNIAIFQDYHGLPEFRQALASFMGRVRGGRVRFDPDRIVMSGGATGANELIMFCLADPGDAFLVPSPYYPAFDRDMGWRTGVQILPVDCDSSNGFLITKAALEAAYEKAIEDNNKIKGLLLANPSNPLGTLLDRETLTSLVSFVNEKNIHLVCDEIYSATVFKSPSFTSISEIIEEMGSEICNRDLIHIVYSLSKDMGLPGFRVGIVYSYNDAVVSCGRKMSSFGLVSSQTQHLLASMLLDEEFVGNFLEESSRRLAKRHEMFMKGLEQAGITCLKSNAGLFVWMDLRWLLKEQTEEAEIVLWRVIINEVKLNVSPGSSFHCTEPGWFRVCFANMDYHTVEVALKRLHAFARQEKLAISSTRYLRNHKLQLSFSFERYDKSCVHVRTLFHRTRCPLTPQYFLDISVPMVRAASRT from the exons ATGGAGTTAAGTAAGAATCCCCAGCTTTTGTCTAATATCGCAACCAATGAGCGACATGGAGAGAACTCTCCTTACTTCGATGGATGGAAAGCATATGAGGAGAACCCTTATCACCCTATAAAAAACAAGGATGGAGTCATCCAGATGGGTCTTTCAGAAAATCAG ATATGCTTTGATTTGATTGAGGAGTGGATTAAGAAAAATCCCAAGGCTTCCATCTGCACATCTGAAGGAGTCGACGAGTTCAAGAATATTGCCATTTTTCAGGATTACCATGGCTTGCCGGAGTTCAgacaa GCTTTGGCGAGCTTTATGGGGAGAGTAAGAGGTGGTAGGGTTAGGTTTGATCCAGACCGTATAGTCATGAGCGGTGGAGCTACAGGAGCTAACGAGCTAATCATGTTCTGTTTGGCTGATCCTGGCGATGCTTTTCTTGTACCCTCACCTTATTATCCAGC ATTTGACCGAGACATGGGTTGGCGAACTGGGGTGCAGATTCTTCCTGTTGACTGTGATAGCTCCAATGGGTTCCTGATAACAAAAGCAGCATTAGAAGCAGCATATGAGAAGGCCATCGAGGACAACAACAAGATAAAGGGCTTGCTCCTGGCAAATCCATCAAACCCTTTGGGAACCCTTTTAGACAGAGAGACATTAACAAGCCTGGTGAGCTTTGTGAATGAAAAGAATATCCATTTAGTTTGCGACGAAATATATTCGGCCACAGTTTTCAAATCTCCAAGTTTCACAAGCATTTCTGAGATCATAGAAGAGATGGGATCTGAAATATGCAACCGTGATCTCATTCACATTGTTTATAGCCTCTCCAAGGACATGGGACTCCCTGGCTTTAGGGTGGGCATAGTTTACTCTTACAATGATGCAGTGGTGAGCTGTGGCCGCAAAATGTCAAGCTTTGGATTGGTTTCCTCTCAAACTCAACATCTGCTTGCTTCAATGCTTTTGGACGAGGAGTTTGTTGGGAACTTTCTCGAGGAGAGTTCGAGGAGGCTAGCGAAGAGGCATGAAATGTTTATGAAGGGACTTGAGCAGGCGGGGATTACATGCTTGAAAAGCAATGCTGGCCTTTTTGTTTGGATGGATTTGCGCTGGCTCCTTAAAGAGCAAACAGAGGAGGCTGAGATAGTGCTGTGGCGCGTAATCATCAACGAGGTGAAGCTCAATGTTTCCCCAGGCTCTTCTTTCCATTGCACAGAGCCCGGTTGGTTTAGGGTTTGCTTCGCAAATATGGACTATCACACGGTAGAAGTTGCACTCAAAAGACTCCATGCATTTGCTCGTCAAGAAAAA CTAGCTATAAGCAGTACTAGATATTTACGAAACCACAAGCTTCAGCTTAGCTTCTCCTTCGAAAGATACGATAAGTCATGTGTACATGTACGTACGTTATTTCACCGCACACGATGTCCCCTCACTCCCCAGTACTTCCTAGATATCTCAGTACCGATGGTTCGAGCTGCAAGCCGGACTTAG
- the LOC122301974 gene encoding 1-aminocyclopropane-1-carboxylate synthase 1-like isoform X2 encodes MELSKNPQLLSNIATNERHGENSPYFDGWKAYEENPYHPIKNKDGVIQMGLSENQICFDLIEEWIKKNPKASICTSEGVDEFKNIAIFQDYHGLPEFRQALASFMGRVRGGRVRFDPDRIVMSGGATGANELIMFCLADPGDAFLVPSPYYPAFDRDMGWRTGVQILPVDCDSSNGFLITKAALEAAYEKAIEDNNKIKGLLLANPSNPLGTLLDRETLTSLVSFVNEKNIHLVCDEIYSATVFKSPSFTSISEIIEEMGSEICNRDLIHIVYSLSKDMGLPGFRVGIVYSYNDAVVSCGRKMSSFGLVSSQTQHLLASMLLDEEFVGNFLEESSRRLAKRHEMFMKGLEQAGITCLKSNAGLFVWMDLRWLLKEQTEEAEIVLWRVIINEVKLNVSPGSSFHCTEPGWFRVCFANMDYHTVEVALKRLHAFARQEKAGGN; translated from the exons ATGGAGTTAAGTAAGAATCCCCAGCTTTTGTCTAATATCGCAACCAATGAGCGACATGGAGAGAACTCTCCTTACTTCGATGGATGGAAAGCATATGAGGAGAACCCTTATCACCCTATAAAAAACAAGGATGGAGTCATCCAGATGGGTCTTTCAGAAAATCAG ATATGCTTTGATTTGATTGAGGAGTGGATTAAGAAAAATCCCAAGGCTTCCATCTGCACATCTGAAGGAGTCGACGAGTTCAAGAATATTGCCATTTTTCAGGATTACCATGGCTTGCCGGAGTTCAgacaa GCTTTGGCGAGCTTTATGGGGAGAGTAAGAGGTGGTAGGGTTAGGTTTGATCCAGACCGTATAGTCATGAGCGGTGGAGCTACAGGAGCTAACGAGCTAATCATGTTCTGTTTGGCTGATCCTGGCGATGCTTTTCTTGTACCCTCACCTTATTATCCAGC ATTTGACCGAGACATGGGTTGGCGAACTGGGGTGCAGATTCTTCCTGTTGACTGTGATAGCTCCAATGGGTTCCTGATAACAAAAGCAGCATTAGAAGCAGCATATGAGAAGGCCATCGAGGACAACAACAAGATAAAGGGCTTGCTCCTGGCAAATCCATCAAACCCTTTGGGAACCCTTTTAGACAGAGAGACATTAACAAGCCTGGTGAGCTTTGTGAATGAAAAGAATATCCATTTAGTTTGCGACGAAATATATTCGGCCACAGTTTTCAAATCTCCAAGTTTCACAAGCATTTCTGAGATCATAGAAGAGATGGGATCTGAAATATGCAACCGTGATCTCATTCACATTGTTTATAGCCTCTCCAAGGACATGGGACTCCCTGGCTTTAGGGTGGGCATAGTTTACTCTTACAATGATGCAGTGGTGAGCTGTGGCCGCAAAATGTCAAGCTTTGGATTGGTTTCCTCTCAAACTCAACATCTGCTTGCTTCAATGCTTTTGGACGAGGAGTTTGTTGGGAACTTTCTCGAGGAGAGTTCGAGGAGGCTAGCGAAGAGGCATGAAATGTTTATGAAGGGACTTGAGCAGGCGGGGATTACATGCTTGAAAAGCAATGCTGGCCTTTTTGTTTGGATGGATTTGCGCTGGCTCCTTAAAGAGCAAACAGAGGAGGCTGAGATAGTGCTGTGGCGCGTAATCATCAACGAGGTGAAGCTCAATGTTTCCCCAGGCTCTTCTTTCCATTGCACAGAGCCCGGTTGGTTTAGGGTTTGCTTCGCAAATATGGACTATCACACGGTAGAAGTTGCACTCAAAAGACTCCATGCATTTGCTCGTCAAGAAAAAGCTGGAGGAAATTAA